The Calderihabitans maritimus genomic interval TCCCATGGATGCACCGGAATTTGTCTTCGTAATCGTTCTTATTTCCCAATCGGCTGTTAGTCAGGGCTATTTGGTCGTTAACTAAATCAAGACAAGCTTGGTCGAGAGCAACCGGGTCGCGGGAAGCAAGTATGCCGACGTCCGGAACGATAGGAGCGTCACTCCAAGAGAAACAGTCACAGTCGGGAGTCACATTCATGACGAAGCTGAAGAAACCGGCTTTGTTTTTCTTATCTTGTAATACGCCCAAGGCGTACTCTGCCATTTTTTCTTGAATAACATCCGGTTCGGTTTTCCAATTAATAGCAATAGCCTGCTGCGGGCAGGTAACGGTACATTCCCCGCAGCCCATACATTTATCGGTTATAATTACCGCTTTCTTCTCTCTAATTTCAATAGCTTCGCCGGGGCACCACGGAATGCACTTGCCGCAGGCTACACACTTCTCCGGGTTTATGGAAGGCAGGATGTCGGAATGCATCATCTGTTTACCACTGCGACTGCCCAAACCCATACCTATGTTTTTTATGGTACCCCCAAAACCGGTTGCTTCGTGTCCTTTGAAATGAGTAACGCCTATTATGGCATCAGCATGATATACGACACTTCCTATCTTCACTTCCTTAAAGTGTTTTCCGGATATGGGAACCTTAATGTAGTCTTTTCCCGTAAGTCCGTCGGCTATTATGAGAGGAGCACCGACGACCGCATAGGCAAAACCGTTTTCAATAGCCGTTTCTAAATGGTCCACCGCATTTGCCCGTGAACCTACGTACAAGGTATTAGCGTCGGTTAGGAACGGCTTTCCTCCCTTCTTTTTTACCTTGTCTACTATCCTACGAACAAAGGTCGGCCTGATATAAGCCGTATTACCCCGTTCTCCAAAGTGAACTTTTAGGGCGACCAGGTCTTTAGGAGCAATTAATTCAGCAAAACCTGCCCTATCAAAAAGCCTCTCTACTTTATCCAAAAGGTTGGATCCCTTTTTGGCGCGCATATCGGCAAAATAAACTTCCGCAGCCATAATTAAACCTCCTCTCTTCCCCTATTTTCTTTAAGCAATGTTTCCTTCCGCAAGTTCTGGCAGTTACAGGAGGAGTTGAGCTCTACCTTTTGCAAGCATTCCAGGATGATTTCAGCTATAGTAGTTGCCTCCTCGTAAAATATTTGCTTCAGTTCTTCATGCTTCCAATCTTCTACTACGCCTTCCGCATAATTTACTACCATGTCTATACGCCCGTAGCAGGCGCCGATTTCCCGCGCCAGGTAAACTTCGGGACACATACTCTGGCCAACAATGTCTCCCTGTATTTGTCTAAAAAAGGATACTTCGGAAGGACTTTCAAAATGACGTCCATCAGTTACTACGTAGATACCGCGATCAAAAACTCTCCCCCGGGCGAATTTTTCAGCAGCCCTGACATATTTTTTCCTTATTTCGGGGCACACCGACTCCCGCATAATGAGCAGGTATTCACTGGTCAGACTCACATCTTTCCGCATGGAAAAATCAATATAATCATGCGGTACAAGCAAATCTCGGGGCTTCAGCAGGTGGTTTAAGGCCCCAACTCCCCCTTCACTAAGAATTTTTTTTACCCCCGCCTGCTGTAACACCCAAAAAACCTGGCGAGATGCATCGGCCCTCGATACTCCCGGACGCCAGCCATGCATTTTACAAGTCAGCACCATCCGGTTATCTCCCTTTAGACGAAAAAGAATAAAAGAAGGGCTCTCTCCGAAAGGCGTGGAGAAAACCAAATCCCTTTCCAGGATCTCGACTTCGGGATGCTGCAAGTCTGCCGGAAAATCCAGCGAAAAAGTGCTGGAGCCACCTATAACGGCAAAATCAGCGACAGGAATGTTTTTGTCCCCCATTTTTTTCCTCCTGCAAGTCTGGAATATTTACGCGTAGGAAGTTTTTTCATATTTATTCTCGAGCTGGCCTAAAAATCCTTCCCCTAAAAATCATTTGGGGCTTAAAAAGATAAATAGACATCACTTTGTACAGTCTCCTCATGGTTATCGGAATTAGTCATTAGAATCTGCTCCTTTAGCGGCAGGTCAGATTCATCTCTCGGTTGATAAACCTCGCCGACTACGCTTTTGGCTTCCTCCCGCGCCTCTTGTACAGTATCCGACGACAACTCTACTTCCGGCTCTCCTTCATAGGTTTCCTGTATAACCGTAACGGGAATTTCAGTATCAGGCGTACTAGAAGAAATATCTGTCTTTAACTGATTTTCTCTCGACGGCTCGAGTTTTTCTCCAGAACCTCCGACCGAACCCAGCACTACCGGTCCTTCCACTACTCCTTGAAGGATCTTCCGGGTTACCTCCCGGGCTTTTCCCTTGTCTACAATCCAGTAGGTAGTTCCCGCCTGAAAGCTTCCCGGTAAAGTATGGCTTATGATCTGTTTGCTATCCCAATCCCTCGCCCAAGAAAGTATAGCCAGCACTTGCCGCCAGCTCAGGTCCGTTTCTACGGTCTTCCAGAGCTGAGGTAGCAATTGAGGTAGCTTTCTTATGGTACCGACCTGCATAACTTCATTTGCGAAAGCCTTAAGCAACTTTTGTTGACGCTGGGTACGGGTTATATCTCCCAGGGTATAGTTACGGTATCTAACGTATTGTAAAGCCTGTTCCCCATTGAGATGCTGTCTTCCCTTCTTGAGATTTATAACCATATCTCCAGTACGGTAGTACATATCCTGTTCTACATCAATGGTAACTCCGCCCAGCATATCAATGGCCTGCATAAATCCTTTGAAATCAGTCAGGACATAATTGTGGATAGGTATCCCAAGCAAATCTGATAATACGTCTCTTAGTAACTCAATACCTCCCAATTGAGGCAAGGCATTTATTTTAACATAACCCTTTCCGGGAACCGATACGCGGGTATCTCGCGGAATGGACAGCAGGGCTATCCGCTCTTGTTCAGGGATTAAACTCACCAATATAATAGTGTCAGTGCGAAGAGAATCTTCTTCCGGGCGAGTGTCTCTGCCCAGAAGAAGAATATTCAAATTGTTGGCCAGCGCTTCTCTTTCGTCCTCCAAACCGGAATTCGGAGACCCCGACTGATTTTCACTACGATCAGGCAAAAACGCTTCCGGCCGGGATAGCCGGTGCCAATACCATGCCCCTCCCAGGAACGTTCCCGCGATGACAGTAACCAAAACCACAAACCAGATTCTTTTCATAGAGAAACACCTCAAACTGAACTGGAACTCAACAAATCGTCTCCATAAATTACTCTAAAGCAATTGATGTCGCATTTCAAAACCAATTATTGCCATAAAATAATGAAGGCTGGCCTGCGCCAGCCGGACCGCCTGCCTTACGGTGATTATTCCTTTACAGAGTTTGGAACTCCGTTGGGATATTTCATTACCCGGCCTTCCCAGGTCCGAATGGTTACGTAATCCGGGCCAGAAGATACTAGATATTCGGGTAACATAGGTGTCTTACCATAGCCGTGAGGAGCGTTGATTAAATAAGTGGGTATTGCCAATCCCGAAGTATAACCACGCAGATGCTCCATTATCTGAATACCTTCTTCCACCCGGGTGATGAAGTGGGTAGTTCCTTTTACTGGCTTGGCGTGGAAAATATAATAGGGTCGAATCCTGACTTTCAACAGCTCATGGTTTAGTTTTTTCATCACGTGCGGATCATTATTGATTCCGCGCAATAAAACCGCCTGATTTCCTATAGGTACTCCGGCTTTAGTTAACCGGTCACAGGCTTTAGCCACCTCAGGGGTAATTTCTTTAGGATGGTTAAAATGGGTATTGACATAAACCGGATGGTGTTTTTCCAAAACAGCACAAAGCTCAGGAGTCACGCGCATAGGCATGGTTACCAGAGTTCTGGTGCCTAAACGCTTTATCTCAACGTGCTCAATTTTATCCAATTCTCCCAACAACCAGTCCAGCTGATCATTGCTGAGCATAAAAGCATCTCCGCCCGTCAACAGGACGTCCCTGATTTCCGGGTTTTGCCGCACGTAATCCAGGGCGGCTTCCAGATCGGCTTTGGGAGTAACCTTGTCTACTTCACCGATGTTGCGCCTTCTCTGGCAATGACGGCAATACATCGCGCACAGATTAGTAACGTTAATTATTAAACGATCGGGGTAACGGCGAGTAATTCCCGGGGCCGGAGAGGTAAATTCCTCTCCCATAGGATCTGCTTCTCCTACCGTATCATTTAACTCCTCAATGCACGGAATAGCCTGCTTCCGAATCGGACAGTTGGGATCCTTGGGATCCATAAGGCTGACGTAGTAAGGTGAAGCAGCCCAGCGATACTTCTTACCTACCCGTTCAATATCTTCAATTTCTTGGTCGGTCAAGTCCAGCACTTTGGCCAGTTGCTCCGTGCTCGTGAACCTGTTGCGCAACTGCCATTTCCAGTTATACCAATCTTCTTCCGTGGCATTGAGTATTTTCAGTATTTTTTGTTTACGCTCTTCATATTGGTCGGCAAGTTTAAAACCGGTTGGAATATGTTTACTTGCCTCCAAATAATCCTGGATTCTTTCTCGTAATTCTTCCGCCCTTTCTTGAGCCAACCTGCGTTTTTCTTCCGCGCTTAATTCTCGTTTTAACTCCATGATCCGCCTCCTTTATAACAAAATCTTCCTCGCATTAAGTATAACAAAAAATATCGCATTTTTCCACCTTAATGCCAGGTATTGCCAGTTGACACAGCTTTTTGTCGTTATGATATTTTTTATTTTGCGTTGAGTATATATGATTTAATCAAAAAATTTTTTGCAAGGTTTTTATTCCTTAAAAAATATCGCTGGCCACCCGCTCCAGTTGTCTCAGATTTCGACACTCCAAGACCTTGTCGCAGTACGGGGCATAGATGTCCATCAAGCCATCCTCTTGATTCCAGGTTTCCTTCGGGCGCGGGTTAAGCCAAATGACCCGCCGCGCCTTACTGGCTATTTCAGCCAAAAATTCAGTTCGGGGAGGACGCCAGTTATTTTTGGCATCTCCCAGAATGATCAAGGTGGTAGTATGGGTAACGGCCGCGAGATAATTCTCGGCAAACTCCTGAAACACTCGACCGAAGTCGGAATATCCGGACTGGGAACAACGCATCCCCCGGGAAATTTGCCCCAAAGCTTCTTCTATCTTCAAGGTAGAGAACAGATGAGTAACTTCTTCCAGAGTATCTACAAACACGAAAGAACGAACCTTCTTAAATTGACTCTGGATCGAATATACCAACTGTAACATAAATTCACTAAATCGCGCTACGGAACCAGATACATCACATAAAATTATTAATTCAGGCTTGCTTACCTCCCGCTTCCCGCGAACTAGTTTAACCGGTATTCCCGCTGTCTTACGTGACTCCTGCAGCACCTGGCGCAAAAGAACCTGCCCGCTGGAACTCAGCTTCCGCCTCCTGCCCCGACGCGTAGCCAGCCTCCGGGCCAGTCGTCTTACCCTCATCCTCAATTCTTCCACCTGGTCTTCCCGTAATTCATAAAAATTTTTTTCTCGCAAGTTGGTGTTAGCCAGTACCTTCACTAACCCTTCTTCTCCGAAAGCCTCCACCAGGCGTTTCTCGATCTCTTGTTCCAGCAATATCTCTAACTGTTTCATGTTTTCCATATAACTCTGCCAGCTTTCCTCACTGATTAGGTTCCTTTCTTTCAACTGCTCTAGACGGTGAAGAACCATAAACCACTGCAGCGTTACTTTGGCCCGTTGTAGCAATTCATCAATCCGTTCCAAGTCATTTCGATGAAGTCTACCCATACTGTTGACAGCCCTCTCAACCAGTGCGCGGTAGTTATCTGCACTTCCAGAGGTTACCGTTTGCAATACGGCTTCCACAGGAACGCCGGATCCACTGGGACCGAGGCCCCGTCCGTCGGCTGTTTCCGCCCTGTTTTCTGATGTAAAATCCTCCGACACCTCTTTTTTCCTTTCCGAAGTCTTAAGCGCCTTACCCTTAAAATACAGTTGAAAAACTTTGTCAAAAATCTTTTGATCCCCTGGCTCCTTAATCAGAGTACAGGCAAGCAAATGATAAAACCTGGCTCCATCTATCCCTATCAGAGATATTCCCCGCAAACAATCAATAACTTCCGAAAGGGCGACTTCGATGCCGGCTTTTCGGAGTAGCCGCGCAAATTTCAGAATGGAGCCTTCCAGCAGACATCCCCCCTCGATATTCCCAGATTCACAGGAGATGGGGAACTTTTTTCTGTACTTGTTCGAGATCCTGCTGGTTTTTTAACAGGACCATCAAACTGTTTTCCACGGCGGCTTGGTTTAAACTCTCAACTTTTAACAGGGAAAGAGTGCGGGCCCAATCCAATGTTTCCGAAATGCTCGGTTTTTTATTTAACGGCAGCTTTCTCACTGTCTGGACAAAACGGACAACTTGGCGGGCCAGTTCCTCTTTTATATCCGTTATCTTCAGGCGTATAATCTGCAATTCATGTTCAAACTTTGGATAATCAATGTAAAGATAAATGCAACGACGTTTCAATGCATCGCTAAACTGCCGGGCATTATTGCTGGTGATAACTACCGTAGGCCGTTTAACCGCCTTTATGGTTCCCAGCTCAGGTATACTCACCTGAAACTCCGACAGAGCTTCCAATAAAAAACTTTCAAATTCCTCGTCACTCTTATCCAGTTCGTCGATCAGTAAGGTAGTTGGCTCGTTGGAGGTAAGTGCTTCTAGAAGGGGCCGTGCGAGGAGAAATTCAGGAGTGTAAATATCCCGGCGCACTTTATCCCAGCTGTTCTCCCTAAAACACGACTGAATGTAAAGAAGCTGCTTGGGGTAGTTCCACTCGTAAAGCGCTTTTGCCTCATCCAATCCTTCGTAACACTGGAGCCGGACGAGACGCGCACCCAGGATCTTGGCCACTACCTTGCCCAATTCTGTTTTGCCGACCCCGGCGGGGCCCTCTACCAGGAGCGGTTTTTCGAGCCTGCAGGCCAAAAAAACAGCCGTAGCAATTTTTTCACTGGCCAGATACTTTTCTTCCGCCAATTTTTTCTGAACTTCGTCTATACTCTGAAACATAACGGCCAACCTCCAAGCTGAACCTTCTTCCCCTTCAACGGCAGGAGGGCATGACTCTTACAGTCATGCCCTCCTCGGGTTAGATACGATAATTAGGAGCTTCTTTAGTGATAGTTACGTCGTGAGGATGACTCTCCCGTAAGCCGGCACTAGTTATGCGGATAAACTTTCCTTTTTCTTGCAGTTCTTTAATATTACGGGCACCAACGTAGCCCATACCTGCCCTGAGTCCGCCGATCAATTGATATATGGTTTCCGAAAGAGGGCCTTTATACGGTACTCTTCCTTCGATGCCTTCAGGAACCAATTTTTGATTATCCTCCTGGAAGTATCGGTCCTTGCTACCTTCTTTCATAGCCCCCAGGGAACCCATACCCCGGTAAACC includes:
- a CDS encoding DUF362 domain-containing protein gives rise to the protein MAAEVYFADMRAKKGSNLLDKVERLFDRAGFAELIAPKDLVALKVHFGERGNTAYIRPTFVRRIVDKVKKKGGKPFLTDANTLYVGSRANAVDHLETAIENGFAYAVVGAPLIIADGLTGKDYIKVPISGKHFKEVKIGSVVYHADAIIGVTHFKGHEATGFGGTIKNIGMGLGSRSGKQMMHSDILPSINPEKCVACGKCIPWCPGEAIEIREKKAVIITDKCMGCGECTVTCPQQAIAINWKTEPDVIQEKMAEYALGVLQDKKNKAGFFSFVMNVTPDCDCFSWSDAPIVPDVGILASRDPVALDQACLDLVNDQIALTNSRLGNKNDYEDKFRCIHGIDGTLQLTHAEKLGLGSRRYELIKI
- a CDS encoding MTAP family purine nucleoside phosphorylase, translating into MGDKNIPVADFAVIGGSSTFSLDFPADLQHPEVEILERDLVFSTPFGESPSFILFRLKGDNRMVLTCKMHGWRPGVSRADASRQVFWVLQQAGVKKILSEGGVGALNHLLKPRDLLVPHDYIDFSMRKDVSLTSEYLLIMRESVCPEIRKKYVRAAEKFARGRVFDRGIYVVTDGRHFESPSEVSFFRQIQGDIVGQSMCPEVYLAREIGACYGRIDMVVNYAEGVVEDWKHEELKQIFYEEATTIAEIILECLQKVELNSSCNCQNLRKETLLKENRGREEV
- a CDS encoding LCP family protein; translation: MKRIWFVVLVTVIAGTFLGGAWYWHRLSRPEAFLPDRSENQSGSPNSGLEDEREALANNLNILLLGRDTRPEEDSLRTDTIILVSLIPEQERIALLSIPRDTRVSVPGKGYVKINALPQLGGIELLRDVLSDLLGIPIHNYVLTDFKGFMQAIDMLGGVTIDVEQDMYYRTGDMVINLKKGRQHLNGEQALQYVRYRNYTLGDITRTQRQQKLLKAFANEVMQVGTIRKLPQLLPQLWKTVETDLSWRQVLAILSWARDWDSKQIISHTLPGSFQAGTTYWIVDKGKAREVTRKILQGVVEGPVVLGSVGGSGEKLEPSRENQLKTDISSSTPDTEIPVTVIQETYEGEPEVELSSDTVQEAREEAKSVVGEVYQPRDESDLPLKEQILMTNSDNHEETVQSDVYLSF
- the eam gene encoding glutamate 2,3-aminomutase: MELKRELSAEEKRRLAQERAEELRERIQDYLEASKHIPTGFKLADQYEERKQKILKILNATEEDWYNWKWQLRNRFTSTEQLAKVLDLTDQEIEDIERVGKKYRWAASPYYVSLMDPKDPNCPIRKQAIPCIEELNDTVGEADPMGEEFTSPAPGITRRYPDRLIINVTNLCAMYCRHCQRRRNIGEVDKVTPKADLEAALDYVRQNPEIRDVLLTGGDAFMLSNDQLDWLLGELDKIEHVEIKRLGTRTLVTMPMRVTPELCAVLEKHHPVYVNTHFNHPKEITPEVAKACDRLTKAGVPIGNQAVLLRGINNDPHVMKKLNHELLKVRIRPYYIFHAKPVKGTTHFITRVEEGIQIMEHLRGYTSGLAIPTYLINAPHGYGKTPMLPEYLVSSGPDYVTIRTWEGRVMKYPNGVPNSVKE
- a CDS encoding VWA domain-containing protein, translated to MRGISLIGIDGARFYHLLACTLIKEPGDQKIFDKVFQLYFKGKALKTSERKKEVSEDFTSENRAETADGRGLGPSGSGVPVEAVLQTVTSGSADNYRALVERAVNSMGRLHRNDLERIDELLQRAKVTLQWFMVLHRLEQLKERNLISEESWQSYMENMKQLEILLEQEIEKRLVEAFGEEGLVKVLANTNLREKNFYELREDQVEELRMRVRRLARRLATRRGRRRKLSSSGQVLLRQVLQESRKTAGIPVKLVRGKREVSKPELIILCDVSGSVARFSEFMLQLVYSIQSQFKKVRSFVFVDTLEEVTHLFSTLKIEEALGQISRGMRCSQSGYSDFGRVFQEFAENYLAAVTHTTTLIILGDAKNNWRPPRTEFLAEIASKARRVIWLNPRPKETWNQEDGLMDIYAPYCDKVLECRNLRQLERVASDIF
- a CDS encoding AAA family ATPase; the encoded protein is MFQSIDEVQKKLAEEKYLASEKIATAVFLACRLEKPLLVEGPAGVGKTELGKVVAKILGARLVRLQCYEGLDEAKALYEWNYPKQLLYIQSCFRENSWDKVRRDIYTPEFLLARPLLEALTSNEPTTLLIDELDKSDEEFESFLLEALSEFQVSIPELGTIKAVKRPTVVITSNNARQFSDALKRRCIYLYIDYPKFEHELQIIRLKITDIKEELARQVVRFVQTVRKLPLNKKPSISETLDWARTLSLLKVESLNQAAVENSLMVLLKNQQDLEQVQKKVPHLL